One genomic region from Candida albicans SC5314 chromosome 6, complete sequence encodes:
- the VPS15 gene encoding ubiquitin-binding serine/threonine protein kinase (Protein involved in retrograde endosome-to-Golgi protein transport; required for normal virulence), with protein MGQKLSLLAPSAPTVAVSSYVDALHNYQYVEVINNSRFLKTIKAIDKTTGNLVTIKLLIKPASPNYSIQLQQVIELMVKQSSLLYPFKNALPWHRLIETDRAGYVVRQMIKTNLYDRLSIRPFLEPIEKLFITYQILKIINEIHSLNIHHGDLKLENFLITSWNWLLLSDFSNLLKPTYIPEDNPNQYSFYFDTSGRRLCYIAPERFYNSQDHPKHISNFNDDGSFTMKNSVTDAMDLFSTGCVIAELYNDGEPTFTLSQLFKFMKNEYTPDLSGIYNKDIVTIIGKLIKLDPNERSSAREILDENKGTCFPEFFYSFLYDFMEMLNNQENFVLNANNDNISISDMKISYIYDNFGLISKSLKFQYSMDESNFSRDDILPMKLNLETMPFNYRIKQSKFIDDDSQEAALILLNVVTSFSQTLKQVNSKIKCCELIVALSERIRDESKLDRAIPYLCLFLDEYIEGAFHQQEGPQTASKVVCMALYSLTTLLMSCSYINPINMLIFPEYILPKIYNLLTVKSDSSSQRLVNCAVAVCLPYLAATAKRFWIMSKAFKNTNNALSTLVSPEDAMQSFSNLSLTKDQLDSKFKEITILLLTDSESPVKISLLNNILPLCQFFGQDKTNDIILPHLISYLNDTDQELRLAFLSSVLQMGPFIGVLSFEQYILPLLVQTIGDGEQFVVLKVLEIFNMFVKERLINPRTEFNALDVYKELLLNSINLLLHPNEWIRQSVINLIISVSANLTDADKYCFLYPLIKRFLSYDLSIIDWNTLYPCLTKPLTKQIYDLAITWSLNSTSKSLFWQQKNFSMLTTKQSGNNITKKMKKMISFNKDMGKSVYLPQMMSELTFANGSNQKSNSTIPLSSEDKQWLLKLKSIGLDDKSLWKILALRDYIYHVGRSPTSTLNKRLKATTNEISILPRNIFFTVVYRSEPLSISNGTREERILGSNAEETVSIRTSSRRGSNSLILPQLERVTASVQTVEANIMGEMETHNSGVNKDGWFNDSNTSHKVFSVSNSKIIVSHIKHTYTGENPYILNFLKNPKFQPNLSDFEEFGKTIIKHQYSQQQQQQQNQNQQQLKTIDMLPPMNVLVASFRSSDKDNRLEEINALAVCPTSEFFVTGSSTGSLKVWDSLKMEKLVTVKNANLSIELNSSVCSITFLPNRFVVIVTTNDGTIRLFRIDVMRNSKSKKIVRYLKMHLIRKYIHGNDHDGSGNCNGTKKYHRPIEQIKFLQDNYIIGVDATEQKIIMLDIITMTISSELQHPLIYGIINTFIVYKDYWLLVGTDKGVLTLWDLRFKIIVKSWHVKNNENNERLGSINNLELLSNSIKLFETKNDGGSSGGSSSAYFALSGNDDISIWELPSLECKAILKTSNAVMNSSTIMKYSLIEYKDDGNEDELFIEEIIDDIELDIDHEYDRKLNLNVLTMKFFQFNTNNNNNNVDYLMCSTGSNRVILFNLTSIQDSVVLKSDNTIFNTRYYNNVVIIDPVFANDQTLLNGTTKTNMYNVVKLVDHLFEPFHMIITIDRNNCVKLYKAANC; from the coding sequence ATGGGACAGAAATTATCACTATTGGCACCATCAGCACCAACTGTTGCTGTGTCATCATATGTGGATGCACTAcataattatcaatatgTTGAAGTGATAAATAACTCACGATTTTTAAAGACGATAAAGGCAATTGATAAGACGACGGGGAATTTAGTAACAATAAAACTTCTAATTAAACCAGCATCTCCCAATTACTCCATTCAATTACAACAAGTGATTGAATTAATGGTAAAACAATCATCCCTTTTATATCCATTCAAAAATGCATTACCGTGGCACAGATTGATTGAGACTGATCGTGCTGGTTACGTTGTTCGACAAATGATAAAAACAAACTTGTATGATAGACTATCGATCCGTCCATTTCTTGAAcccattgaaaaattatttataacctaccaaattttgaaaatcattaatgaaataCATTCCTTAAACATTCATCATggtgatttgaaattggagaattttttgataacGTCTTGGAATTGGTTATTATTGAGtgatttttccaatttgttgaaaccGACGTACATACCAGAAGATAATCCAAATCAATactcattttattttgacaCTTCAGGGAGACGATTATGTTATATTGCACCAGAAAGATTCTATAATTCTCAAGATCATCCTAAACATATTCTGAATTTTAATGACGATGGTCTGTTTACCATGAAAAATAGTGTTACTGATGCAATGGATTTGTTTAGTACAGGATGTGTCATTGCAGAATTGTATAATGATGGAGAACCAACGTTCACATTGTctcaattgtttaaatttatgaaaaatgaatacACTCCAGATCTTTCAGGaatttataataaagaTATCGTTACGATAATTGGAAAACTAATAAAACTAGATCCTAATGAACGATCAAGTGCACGAGAAATATTAGATGAAAATAAAGGTACTTGTTTCCCAGAATTTTTTTACAGTTTTCTTTATGATTTTATGGAAATGTTAAATAATCAAGAGAATTTTGTATTAAATGCCAATAACGATAATATATCAATCAGTGATATGAAAATAAGTTATATATATGACAATTTTGGATTAATTAGCAAACTGCTTAAGTTTCAATATTCAATGGATGAGTCCAATTTTTCACGAGATGATATTTTGCCtatgaaattaaatttggAGACGATGCCATTCAACTATAGAATCAAACAAAGCAAATTTATCGATGATGATCTGCAAGAAGCAgcattgattttattgaatGTAGTGACATCTTTTTCTCAAACACTTAAACAAGTCAACAGTAAGATAAAATGTTGTGAATTGATTGTGGCGTTATCGGAACGAATCCGTGATGAATCCAAATTAGATCGAGCCATACCATATCTATGTTTATTCTTGGATGAATATATTGAAGGTGCATTTCATCAGCAAGAAGGTCCCCAAACTGCTTCAAAAGTTGTATGTATGGCACTTTATTCATTGACTACACTTTTAATGTCGTGTTCTTATATCAATCCAATCAATATGCTAATATTTCCAGAATACATTTTACCGAAAATTTATAACTTGCTAACTGTGAAAAGTGATTCTAGTTCTCAAAGATTAGTTAATTGTGCAGTTGCCGTATGTCTACCGTATTTGGCTGCTACTGCGAAAAGGTTTTGGATTATGTCAAAAGCGTTTAAAAATACCAATAATGCTTTGAGTACTCTAGTGTCACCTGAAGATGCAATGCAATCGTTTagtaatttatcattaacTAAAGATCAATTAGATCTGAAATTTAAAGAGATTAccattttattattaactgATTCAGAATCACCAGTGAAAATAAGTCTACTTAATAATATCTTACCATTGTGTCAATTTTTCGGACAAGACAAGACAAATGATATTATTTTACCACATTTAATATCGTACTTGAATGATACTGATCAAGAATTGAGATTGGCGTTTTTATCGTCAGTTTTACAAATGGGACCATTTATTGGGGTCTTATCATTTGAACAGTATATTTTACCGTTATTAGTACAAACAATTGGTGATGGAgaacaatttgttgttttaaaagtgttggaaatttttaatatgTTTGTTAAAGAACGACTCATCAATCCGAGAACCGAGTTTAATGCATTGGATGTGTATAAGGAGCTATTATTAAACAGTATAAACTTATTGTTACATCCGAATGAGTGGATTCGACAATCAGTGATAAACCTCATAATATCTGTGAGTGCTAATTTGACTGATGCTGacaaatattgttttttgtaTCCATTGATTAAACGATTTTTGAGTTATGATTTGTCTATCATTGATTGGAACACATTATATCCATGTTTAACTAAACCATTAACCAAGCAAATTTATGATTTAGCCATCACTTGGTCATTAAATTCAACGTCTAAATCATTGTTCTGGcaacaaaagaatttttcaatgttaACAACTAAGCAGTCAGGGAACAACATCACCaaaaagatgaaaaaaatgatttcttttaataaagATATGGGTAAATCTGTTTATTTACCACAAATGATGTCAGAATTAACTTTCGCCAATGGatcaaaccaaaaaagTAATCTGACAATTCCTTTATCGCTGGAAGATAAACAATGgttattaaaattgaaatcaattggttTAGATGATAAATCACTTTGGAAAATTCTTGCATTAAGAGATTACATTTATCATGTGGGTCGATCTCCTACTTCCACGTTAAATAAACGATTGAAAGCAACTACTAATGAGATACTGATTTTACCACggaatatatttttcaccGTAGTATATCGATCAGAACCACTATCGATATCTAATGGAACTCGAGAAGAAAGAATTCTTGGAAGTAATGCCGAGGAAACTGTATCTATAAGAACTTCTTCTCGTAGAGGttctaattcattaatattaCCTCAATTAGAAAGAGTTACAGCATCGGTTCAAACCGTCGAGGCAAATATTATGGGTGAAATGGAAACGCATAATTCAGGAGTGAATAAAGATGGTTGGTTTAATGATTCAAACACTTCACATAAAGTGTTTAGTGTTAGTAATTCGAAAATTATCGTCTCACATATCAAACATACGTATACTGGAGAGAATCCGtatatattgaattttttaaagaatCCTAAATTTCAACCTAATTTGTCagattttgaagaatttgggaaaacaataattaaaCATCAATACctgcaacagcaacagcaacaacaaaatcagaatcaacaacagctAAAAACTATTGACATGTTACCACCTATGAATGTTTTGGTGGCAAGTTTTAGATCTTCAGACAAAGATAATAGATTAGAAGAGATCAATGCATTAGCTGTTTGTCCAACATCAGAATTTTTTGTTACTGGATCATCAACAGGAAGTTTGAAAGTTTGGGATAGTttaaaaatggaaaaattaGTCACAGTTAAAAATgccaatttatcaattgaattaaattcaaGTGTTTGTTCAATTACATTTTTACCTAATAgatttgttgttattgtgaCTACTAATGATGGAACCATTCGATTATTCAGAATAGATGTTATGAGAAATAGTAAgagtaaaaaaattgttcgatatttgaaaatgcaTTTGATTCGAAAATATATACACGGTAATGATCATGATGGGAGTGGGAATTGTAATGGCACCAAGAAATATCATCGTCCTATtgaacaaatcaaatttttacaagataattatattatagGGGTTGATGCTACAGAACAGAAAATTATCATGTTAGATATAATCACCATGACAATCCTGTCTGAATTACAACATCCATTAATTTATGGGATAATTAATACATTTATTGTATATAAAGATTATTGGTTATTAGTGGGGACCGATAAAGGGGTGTTAACTTTATGGGATTTACGATTTAAAATCATTGTTAAATCTTGGCATgtcaaaaataatgaaaataatgaaagaCTTGGTtctattaataatttagaattattatctaattcaattaaattatttgagACAAAGAATGACggtggtagtagtggtggtagtagtagtgcTTATTTTGCCTTGAGTggtaatgatgatattaGTATTTGGGAATTACCAAGTTTAGAATGTAAGGCGATTTTAAAAACAAGTAATGCCGTTATGAATTCAAGTACCATTATGAAATattcattgattgaatatAAAGATGATggtaatgaagatgaacttttcattgaagaaataatCGATGATATTGAACTTGACATTGATCATGAATATGATcggaaattgaatttaaatgttttaacaatgaaatttttccaattcaatactaataataataataataatgtggATTATTTAATGTGTTCAACCGGTAGTAATCGAGtgatattatttaatttgacATCAATTCAAGATTCTGTGGTATTGAAATCTGACAATACAATATTTAACACTCgttattataataatgtGGTTATAATTGATCCTGTATTTGCCAATGATCAAACATTGCTAAATGGAACTACTAAAACTAATATGTACAATGTTGTTAAGTTGGTTGATCATTTATTTGAACCATTCCATATGATTATTACCATTGATAGGAATAATTGTGtcaaattatataaagCTGCTAACTGTTAG
- a CDS encoding uncharacterized protein (Ortholog of C. dubliniensis CD36 : Cd36_61330, C. parapsilosis CDC317 : CPAR2_602800, Candida tenuis NRRL Y-1498 : CANTEDRAFT_94450 and Debaryomyces hansenii CBS767 : DEHA2F15554g): protein MINEDEEEFVYAQKQALPISSESEDPISQYLLAVRKESLAGPPVTFITNRQAPQITSTPKSTPQNNRDQISDHWSSELMTQFVFLKEELLKTQHSIPINPHIPETTANWRKYFLEPPPEISYFFTVIDRQTVFKLLVYITRWLSITSRPTLSQWIWKLFLRIDKVLDPNECSVIRDLGKKALTIKSKQLKDENKATVDSISKYTTDMILVIVGNYYGQSDLLKW from the coding sequence atgattaatgaagatgaagaggAATTTGTATATGCTCAAAAACAGGCATTGCCGATATCATCAGAATCTGAAGATCCCATTTCACAATATTTATTAGCCGTGAGGAAAGAATCTCTTGCTGGGCCACCAGTCACTTTTATTACCAATCGTCAAGCACCACAAATTACATCAACACCCAAATCTACACCTCAAAATAATCGAGATCAAATTTCAGACCATTGGTCTTCTGAATTAATGACTCAATTTGTATTTctaaaagaagaattgcTCAAAACACAACACTCAATCCCAATCAACCCTCATATCCCAGAAACTACAGCCAATTGGAGAAAGTATTTCTTAGAACCACCGCCAGAAATAAGCTATTTTTTCACTGTAATAGATAGACAAACAGTTTTCAAACTACTTGTGTATATAACAAGATGGTTAAGTATCACATCAAGACCTACATTATCGCAATGGATTTGGAAATTGTTTTTACGCATTGATAAAGTTTTGGATCCAAATGAATGTTCAGTGATACGAGATTTGGGTAAAAAAGCACttacaatcaaatcaaaacagttgaaagatgaaaataaagCTACAGTTGATTCTATTTCAAAGTATACCACTGATATGATTTTAGTAATAGTAGGTAATTATTATGGTCAATCGGATTTATTAAAGTGGTAG
- a CDS encoding uncharacterized protein (Ortholog(s) have endoplasmic reticulum localization) — translation MAPKVREDLVIPYKHVPAKPRKDSTGVIAQSLPMAAMFMRNKVLSWSALFLTVQSYLNEPINKPDADDGSQPPFVKIVFALVSVLTCYMDVFFPNTNPALRMAAKVATETPAAPK, via the exons ATGGCACCAAAAGTTAGAGAAGATTTGGTTATACC TTACAAACATGTTCCAGCTAAACCAAGAAAAGATTCTACTGGTGTAATAGCTCAATCATTACCAATGGCAGCCATGTTTATGAGAAACAAAGTTTTATCTTGGTCAGCATTATTTTTAACCGTTCAATCCTATTTAAATGAACCAATTAATAAACCAGATGCCGATGATGGGTCTCAACCACCATTTGTCAAGATTGTTTTCGCTCTTGTTTCAGTTCTTACTTGCTATATGGATGTCTTCTTCCCTAATACTAATCCTGCTTTAAGAATGGCAGCTAAAGTAGCAACAGAAACACCAGCTGCTCCAAAATAA
- a CDS encoding uncharacterized protein (Ortholog(s) have role in histone deacetylation, negative regulation of chromatin silencing at telomere, negative regulation of meiotic nuclear division, positive regulation of stress-activated MAPK cascade), which produces MSLTSKELNYLIWRYLQESGYDLSAYALDQQSQCSEYENNPTTQELIQKIKPGCLVDLIQKGILYMAAEQEATDSTTNLSLYGALIQDDLNNLKDNNNISNGSNGSRFALKSEIETNGEQKDSEKQTNNDKDNQDIEMTDALNKEVQQQEIIEFETQLLSPQLKFAPSLTCDWHPTTEVFAYGKDDGTATINAIQDGKIIETRTLTHPNLLNIKNQINIVSWSPQGSLIITCGANSELRAWSPDGKLKNIASTIVDEAISLENTKLISIISSLSWSPTGKFLLSIDSSNQVCIWDGTTISLIKQIKNLEINDDSVVCSCWLSEDKFAVTTNTNGIKIYDILQPPSSHFGNQLDVQPIGLLNGHEHNISLMKLNPVTKLLATCSDFDYSIKVWSSSSSQECLDLNINPEKKYTLKLHAAPMIGLIWLPDSNSNERSLLLSVSMEGILNIWDAKTSENIKSSELFNNKDNFTNELKDDDNNNDNNNNDTTIKDVLVFNAVLSPDGKYLALGDDYCRVTIWDVDTTHYLNEPKDLIRCKAVYKPEISAEDKLKATIGICDMKWDHESKXNMCFLQWYGKCYNQHNIKXPKKKKKSL; this is translated from the coding sequence ATGTCACTAACTAGTAAAGAactaaattatttaatatgGAGATATCTTCAAGAATCAGGATATGATTTATCTGCCTATGCATTAGACCAACAATCACAATGTTCTGAATATGAAAACAATCCCACTACTCAAGAACTTATACAGAAAATAAAACCTGGATGtcttgttgatttaattcaaaaagGGATATTATATATGGCTGCAGAACAAGAGGCCACTGATTCTACtacaaatttatcattatatGGAGCATTAATACAAGACgatttgaacaatttaaaggacaataataatattagcAATGGAAGTAATGGTTCGAGGTTTGCATTGAAATCAGAGATAGAAACAAATGGGGAACAAAAAGATTCAGAAAAACAAaccaataatgataaagatAACCAAGATATAGAAATGACCGATGCATTGAACAAAGAGGTACAACAACAggaaataattgaatttgaaacgCAATTACTTTCACCACAGCTTAAATTTGCTCCAAGTTTGACATGTGACTGGCATCCAACAACTGAAGTGTTTGCTTATGGCAAAGATGATGGTACTGCCACAATAAATGCTATTCAAGATGgcaaaataattgaaacaaGAACTTTAACCCATCCAAATCTTTTGAATATtaaaaaccaaatcaacATTGTATCATGGTCACCTCAAGGTAGTTTAATTATAACATGTGGAGCAAATAGTGAATTAAGAGCTTGGTCACCGGATgggaaattgaaaaacattGCCAGTactattgttgatgaagcAATTTCATTGGAAAACACTAAATTAATCAGTATAATCTCATCATTGTCATGGAGCCCAACAGggaaatttttattgtcAATAGATAGCCTGAATCAAGTATGTATTTGGGATGGCACAACAATATCTctaataaaacaaatcaaaaatttggaaattaatgatgattcaGTGGtttgttcttgttggttGAGTGAAGATAAATTTGCTGTCACTACTAATACCAATGGCATTAAAATTTATGATATATTACAACCTCCATCATCTCATTTTGGGAATCAATTAGATGTGCAACCTATAGGTTTATTGAATGGACACGAACACAATATTTCACTCATGAAATTAAACCCTGTGACAAAATTATTAGCCACATGTTCTGATTTCGATTATTCGATAAAAGTATGGAGTAGTTCTTCTTCTCAAGAATGTTTGGATTTGAATATTAAtcctgaaaaaaaatacactTTGAAATTACATGCAGCACCAATGATTGGATTAATCTGGCTACCTGAttccaattcaaatgaacgtagtttattattaagtGTTTCCATGGAAGGTATTCTAAATATTTGGGATGCTAAAACTTCGGAAAACATCAAAAGTTCtgaattgtttaataataaagataaCTTTACcaatgaattgaaagacgacgacaacaacaacgacaacaacaacaatgacaCCACTATTAAAGATGTTTTGGTATTCAATGCAGTATTGTCACCTGATGGGAAATACCTTGCCTTGGGGGATGATTATTGTCGAGTAACAATATGGGATGTTGACACAACTCATTATCTAAATGAACCAAAAGATCTTATCAGATGCAAAGCAGTTTATAAACCAGAAATATCCGCTGAAGACAAATTAAAGGCAACTATAGGGATTTGCGATATGAAATGGGATCATGAATCTAAAWTTAATATGTGTTTCCTACAATGGTATGGAAAGTGTTATAATCAACACAACATAAAGAAMCCMaaaaaaaaaaagaaatctttgtaa